One window from the genome of Oreochromis niloticus isolate F11D_XX linkage group LG20, O_niloticus_UMD_NMBU, whole genome shotgun sequence encodes:
- the LOC106098512 gene encoding uncharacterized protein LOC106098512 isoform X1, giving the protein MLCPPVSAALQRAKPLQSSLLDQLFQLYSYLPLPLYLSSSVFLSFPLLRFPLCLLSLLSFLFTCPYFLSVFIPPCIPVVLRFLNFFFPDCPHFPVLLLFLSPCIPSPPSLSPSLIPSSTLSLSLPLSLSFSLSVTFLFLIPLPFFLPLFMSSSHLCLFILSCVLSLFSSLLLCFLPSSFSVFLPPCTPVTLPLLTSSSLFSSCYLLSLPQSFLSSSFALLAISSVFICFPLFLFFVFPSPLPSWFSSFLFIFSFFSFLSPSLHCCSLSLHVLRLSIFLSPCIPFILSLFLPLCYCCCLPPSLVVFLSSSLRLFTSFLPPSFALLLSPPPILHFPHSLPLPPFLHLYLSCLSSFLYSCHSPSLNVIS; this is encoded by the coding sequence ATGCTTTGTCCTCCAGTGAGCGCGGCGCTGCAGAGGGCCAAACCATTGCAGTCGTCGCTTCTGGATCAGCTGTTCCAGCTCTATTCCTACCTCCCCCTTCCTCTCTACCTTTCTTCTTCAGTCTTCCTGTCTTTTCCGCTTCTTAGATTTCCTCTCTGCCTTCTTTCCTTGTTGTCCTTCCTCTTTACATGTCCTTACTTCCTTTCTGTTTTCATCCCTCCTTGTATTCCTGTTGTACTTCGTTTTCTCAATTTCTTCTTCCCTGATTGCCCACATTTTCCTGTCCTTCTGCTTTTCCTGTCTCCCTGTATCccttcccctccctccctctctccttctcttatCCCTTCTTCCACTCTCTCCCtttccctccctctgtctctatctttttccctctctgtaacttttctgtttttaatcccTCTTCCTTTCTTCCTGCCTCTCTTCATGTCTTCTTCCCATCTTTGTCTCTTTATTCTTTCCTGTGTTCTCTCTCTATTTTCCTCGCtcctgctctgttttcttccctcttctttttctgtcttcctcCCTCCCTGTACTCCTGTCACCCTTCCTCTCTTAACATCTTCTTCcctgttttcttcctgttatctCCTCAGTCTTCCTCAGTCTTTTCTGTCTTCCTCCTTTGCTCTTCTTGCCATCTCTtcagttttcatttgttttcctctatttttgttttttgttttcccctCACCTCTGCCTTCCTGGttttcttccttcctcttcattttttcctttttttccttcctgtccCCCTCCCTTCATTGTTGTTCTTTGTCTCTACATGTCCTCCGTCTTTCCATCTTCCTTTCTCCCTGTATTCCTTTCatcctttctctgtttcttcctCTCTGTTATTGTTGCTGTCTTCCTCCCTCCCTTGTTGTCTTCTTGTCTTCTTCTCTTCGTCTGTTTACCTCTTTCCTTCCTCCTTCCTTTGCTCTTTTACTGTCTCCCCCTCCCATTCTCCATTTCCCTCACTCTCTACctctccctcccttccttcaTCTCTACCTGTCCTGTCTGTCTTCCTTCCTGTATTCCTGTCATTCTCCATCTCTTAACGTCATCtcctga